The nucleotide window CCAAGCATTTGGCCGAAATTCGATTCCCGCAAATTCGGAATCCAGCTGGATAAGACGTAAATAAAAACAGCAATGGTATATAAATTAATGCCCATGTTTAAAAGTTGGCCAATCATTTGCATCGGATGCTCACCTGCCTTCTATCTTTAGCTACCATTCTGCACTTTCCTGGTGGAGAAATTCGGAAATCGCACCGCTTACATCGACGTTTTCCGGGGTGCAAAGGAACGTGCCCGTGCCTATCTTTTGGATGTCCCCGCCGATCGCGTATACCGTCCCGCTCAAAAAATCCACGATTCTTTTGGCCTGATCGTTCGGGATCCGCTGCATATTAATAACACACGAACGCCTGTTTTTCAAGTGATCCGCCACATCTTGCGCTTCATCGTACGTGCGCGGTTCGATTAAAACCATCTTCGCAGACTGTTGCACACTTTGCAAGCTGACCACATTTTTTCCATGCTTGGCCGTTGTCCCTGTTTCTTCATCGGCAGGGACTTCTTCTTCCTCCTCATAATACTCTTCATCAAAATCAAAAAATCGTTTAAACCTTGTTTTAAAGCCCATGCTTACGCCTCCCTTCCCGTTTCATTGCCGACAAGGCTTGTCCCCAAACGAATCATC belongs to Salicibibacter cibi and includes:
- a CDS encoding cell division protein SepF encodes the protein MGFKTRFKRFFDFDEEYYEEEEEVPADEETGTTAKHGKNVVSLQSVQQSAKMVLIEPRTYDEAQDVADHLKNRRSCVINMQRIPNDQAKRIVDFLSGTVYAIGGDIQKIGTGTFLCTPENVDVSGAISEFLHQESAEW